CGGGAAGGGATTGCCATGCCTGACTGAAATCTTCGCTGCTGCTGGTGCTGAAAAGCGTGGCAAAGAAATTGTCAGGCCTTGCCAGGTAGAATTTCAGCGGAATATTTTCGGCTCCTTTTACGGTAAGTGTATTTTCTGTTGAGTTTACAGTGGAATAATTATTCGCTTCAAAGAACGGTTGCAGAACAGCGTTAGTGGCAGTGGTTACCCATGCCAGTTCATCGATGATCTCCAGTTGGCGGCGGAAGGAACCGGTATGCGCAAACTGTTGTTCCTGGAACTGGGCGGAGAGCAGTTGTTGTACATTCATCGCATAGGTTTCGATCTCCGCATAAAGATGACTGCCCTGGTTACGGAAATAAAATTCTATCGCATCCTGAACGTTCTTCTGTGTTTTCTCACCAAAACCTTTATAAAGGGTCAGACGGTTTTCGTTACAGGCATAGAGCAGCTCTCCAAGAGATTCGATCCCCATTTCCTTCCACACTGTAGCGATCTTTTTGGGACCGAGGCCCTTAATGTTGAGCATCTCGATAACACCCGGAGGTGTTTTGGCGATGATCTCATGCAATACACTCAGCTCTCCTGTCTGCAGGATCTCGATGATCTTCTTTGCAGCGGAATCTCCGATGCCTTTTATGGAGCTCAGCTTATCTGCGGGTATATCTGACAGTTGTTGTGGCAATTTTTCGATGGTAAAGGCGGCAGTGGAATAGGATTTTGCTTTGAAACTGTTCTCTCCATGGATGTCCATCAGTTTTGCAAGCAGGGAGAACTGGTCGGCGATATAGTAATTGTCGATTGTCATGATGCAACAAAATAATAAACGGAGATGGTACTCTGCTAAGTAGGAGAGGATAATGATGGAATGACGTGATTGGAATGCGAAGGTAGTGAGATCAATATTACTGCGTAACCGATGCTGCGAATGCAGGGAATACAAGTGGGGGAATGGATTGATAAGGGTAGATGGTGAAGATGAGGTGGACCTGATCCGGACCGGAGGCCGGGAAGGAGTGGGCTGAAAGCCAGAACTAGCGCAGGTTTCAGGAGTATATACAAAGAAAAAGTCCCGAAGAAACTCCGGGACTTGATATGTTCTGCGTTCCAAAGGATTACTTAGCAGCCTTCTTTGCAGCTTTCTTAGCGGCTTTTTTAGGAGCAGCTTTCTTAGCGGCTTTCTTTGCAGCTTTCTTAGGTGCAGCTTTCTTTGCAGCTTTTTTAGGAGCAGCTTTCTTAGCGGCTTTCTTTGGAGCGGCTTTTTTTGCAGCTTTCTTAGTTGCCATGTTTTTGTGAATTTAACGGTTAGTAAATAGAAACTTTCTAAGGTAAAAGTATAAACTAATTTCAAACCACCAAAAAAAATTTCACAAAAAATGACAAAAAAGCGCTATGGCATGTCCTAAGACATCGCTACAACGCTCACTACAGTCTTATCTTCCTTCGTCTTTCTGAATTCTACAACACCGTCGCTAAGTGCGAAAAGTGTGAAGTCTTTACCAACACCAACATTTTTTCCAGGATGGTATTGAGTACCGCGTTGACGAACGATGATGTTACCGGAGATAGCAGGTTGACCACCGAAGATCTTAACGCCAAGGCGTTTGCTTTGTGAGTCACGACCATTCTTTACGCTACCTTCCCCTTTTTTATGTGCCATGATAAAAGAGTTTGAGAATTTTTAAATCTGGATTGTCAGGAGCTTCAGGCTCATCACAAGGCTTGCTCATGTATTGCATGAACAACTCCGTGTGATAATCACCGTTGGCTTATGCGATTTCAGTTACTTTGATCTTGGTATACTGAGTGCGATGACCATGCTTCTTGCGGAAGCCCTTCCTTCTTTTCATTTTGAAGGCGATCACCTTATCTCCCTGTACTTGCTCCAGGATCTCGGCTTTAACGGTAGCCTTTACATTACCGCCCACGGATACATTTCCATCGGAATCTGTCAGCAATACTTCAGCGAAAGACACATTGTCTCCAGAGTTTCCACTTACGCGCGGAACATATAAAGTCTGGTCCTTCTGAACCTTGAATTGCTGGCCTGCGATTTTAACAACTGCGAACATAGGTTTCCAAAAATTAGGAGTGCAAAGGTAGGGTTTTGTAACAGATTGTGAAGGATTTAGAGATAGTTTTTTTCAAATAATCCGGGCCCGATCATCAATAGTAACACAATAAATTGATTATCAGGCCCGTTTCAGTATAGTTTTGTTTTCGGTCAGGATGGGAATAAAAAGGGACGATCCATTCAGATCGTACTACAAAGATGTTGTTCAACTTCACAAAGTTGCATCATCATCACCCTGATTTTCAAATCATGTAAACTCGACCCGCAAACCTTTGTTTCATTTAATGAATTGACGTAGGTTTGTTTTTTAACGTTGATTGGGACTTATGCAGATCAAATCTTTACTGGCAAAACCATTTGCCCACTACATATATAAAGGTATCAGGAAGGGAATGCACACGGCAGTGGAAGATCAGGAGAATATCTTTAAAGAACTTCTCAAAACGGTTAAACTGACCGAATTCGGCAAAGACCATAACCTGCAACAGGTTTCCGTATACGAAGAGTTCATCCAGGCCGTACCCATCCGCGATTACGAACAGTTCAAGCCTTATATCGAAAAGATCAAGGAAGGCAAACACAATGTGCTCTGGAAAGGCAAGCCCATCTATCTTGCCAAAACTTCCGGCACCACCAGCGGGGTGAAATATATCCCCATCTCCAAAGAATCGATCTCCAATCATATCAACTCGGCGCGTAATGCCCTGCTCTGCTATATCGCAGAGAGCGG
This portion of the Pseudobacter ginsenosidimutans genome encodes:
- the rplU gene encoding 50S ribosomal protein L21, with the protein product MFAVVKIAGQQFKVQKDQTLYVPRVSGNSGDNVSFAEVLLTDSDGNVSVGGNVKATVKAEILEQVQGDKVIAFKMKRRKGFRKKHGHRTQYTKIKVTEIA
- the rpmA gene encoding 50S ribosomal protein L27, with amino-acid sequence MAHKKGEGSVKNGRDSQSKRLGVKIFGGQPAISGNIIVRQRGTQYHPGKNVGVGKDFTLFALSDGVVEFRKTKEDKTVVSVVAMS